The Apium graveolens cultivar Ventura chromosome 6, ASM990537v1, whole genome shotgun sequence genome contains a region encoding:
- the LOC141665060 gene encoding caffeoylshikimate esterase-like — protein sequence MVHPIDNANENSPYGSLTREEFYVKNHILHHKKFMLNNQNMKIYTQSWRPDLDHSTPLRGFVGMIHGYTTESSWLLELSAVAIAKSGFLVSSLDLQGHGYSEGYPGHIPNIEHVVDDCVQLFDSIRAENPNIPAFLYGESLGGAIAILMSLKQKKEWNGLILHGAMCGVSKSIKPIWPIEKLLPVAACIAPKWKIVITRPPESMSYKEVWKRKLVAKSPNRRRLASGKPLAATALEFLRVCEFIERNCYEIEVPLMVVHGGEDRVCEPKSAKKFYEMVSSKDKSLQIVKGMWHMLIGEPNETVELVFGNIMSWICKRADQYNQC from the coding sequence atggttcatcccatagACAATGCTAATGAAAACAGTCCTTATGGAAGCCTCACAAGAGAAGAATTCTACGTAAAAAACCACATACTACATCACAAAAAATTCATGCTAAACAACCAAAATATGAAGATTTATACACAATCTTGGCGCCCGGATCTGGATCATTCAACCCCGCTACGCGGTTTCGTTGGAATGATCCATGGATACACAACAGAAAGCAGTTGGCTTCTAGAACTCTCTGCAGTTGCTATAGCTAAATCTGGTTTCCTGGTCTCTTCACTTGACTTGCAAGGCCATGGATATTCCGAAGGCTATCCAGGTCACATTCCAAATATTGAACATGTTGTTGATGATTGTGTTCAATTATTTGATTCGATTCGCGCTGAAAATCCAAATATTCCAGCTTTTTTATATGGTGAGTCACTAGGTGGTGCAATTGCAATACTAATGAGCCTAAAACAGAAGAAAGAATGGAACGGTTTAATTTTACATGGTGCAATGTGTGGTGTTTCCAAGAGCATTAAGCCAATTTGGCCTATTGAGAAGTTACTTCCGGTGGCTGCATGCATTGCACCAAAATGGAAAATTGTGATCACTAGGCCACCCGAGAGCATGTCATATAAAGAAGTGTGGAAGCGAAAGCTGGTGGCCAAAAGTCCGAATCGCCGTCGTTTGGCCTCGGGTAAACCACTGGCCGCGACTGCCTTGGAGTTCTTGAGAGTGTGTGAGTTTATCGAGAGAAATTGCTATGAAATTGAAGTTCCTTTGATGGTAGTACATGGTGGGGAAGATAGGGTGTGTGAGCCCAAGTCTGCTAAGAAGTTTTATGAAATGGTTAGTAGTAAAGATAAAAGTCTCCAAATTGTGAAAGGCATGTGGCATATGTTGATTGGTGAACCAAATGAAACTGTAGAGCTGGTGTTTGGGAACATCATGTCTTGGATTTGTAAGAGAGCTGATCAGTATAATCAGTGTTAA